The Sporomusa termitida genome has a window encoding:
- a CDS encoding electron transfer flavoprotein subunit beta/FixA family protein encodes MEIIVCVKQVPDTTEVKIDPQTNTLIRQGVPSIVNPFDKNAVEEALQLKEKHGGRVTVISMGPPQAKDALKECIALGADEAILLSDRAFGGADTLATSHTLAAGIKKLGLFDVILCGKQAIDGDTAQVGPEIAEHLAIAQITYVSRLDIADGTVRAEREHEEGYEIIETRLPVLLSVVKSINEPRYPSIKGTMKANRKEITVWTAADIDVQPEQIGLKGSPTQVRRIFTPQQRVQGEIIQEDDARTAVKRLLTKLNQAKII; translated from the coding sequence ATGGAAATCATTGTCTGTGTGAAACAAGTGCCAGACACTACTGAGGTTAAAATTGACCCGCAGACTAATACCCTGATTCGCCAGGGAGTACCCAGTATTGTAAATCCTTTTGATAAAAATGCGGTGGAAGAGGCATTGCAGCTGAAAGAAAAGCATGGCGGCCGGGTAACTGTAATTTCGATGGGGCCGCCGCAGGCTAAGGACGCTTTGAAGGAGTGCATTGCCCTGGGGGCTGACGAAGCGATTTTACTGAGTGACCGTGCTTTCGGCGGCGCCGATACGCTGGCTACCAGCCATACACTGGCAGCAGGGATCAAAAAACTGGGACTTTTTGATGTCATCCTATGCGGCAAGCAGGCGATAGACGGCGATACGGCCCAGGTAGGACCGGAGATTGCCGAACATTTGGCTATTGCTCAGATTACCTATGTCTCCAGGCTGGATATTGCAGACGGGACTGTACGGGCTGAACGTGAGCATGAGGAAGGGTATGAGATTATTGAGACCCGGCTGCCTGTGCTGCTGAGTGTGGTAAAATCGATTAATGAGCCGCGGTATCCCAGCATCAAGGGTACTATGAAAGCGAACCGGAAAGAGATAACTGTCTGGACGGCTGCCGATATTGATGTTCAGCCGGAACAAATCGGGCTAAAAGGGTCACCTACCCAGGTGCGCCGTATCTTTACCCCCCAGCAGCGGGTTCAGGGTGAGATTATTCAGGAGGATGACGCCCGTACTGCGGTAAAACGGTTGCTGACTAAACTTAATCAGGCCAAAATCATCTGA